The following are encoded together in the Xanthomonas sacchari genome:
- a CDS encoding DUF2867 domain-containing protein gives MTAAPLSEHAAAQTGFPSVRLPSYSGGLPVEVILIAQLGVGAGDPLIAQACLRQRAHPQFRDALDEPSARLASTDFGNGESTALYSFAVGAGGHPFHCHAGHRMFTAITGSGGALLRFSTASPAQLAEDPQHFLAALRHVELPADCLFSVRFGGGTWHQFAPLRARSGHPAFFALSCHSDEAGGALTDDVRAQVLAGTADIATLTELLPAPVAALLVSPQAQARSVPTVRLSLAASPGSRRLAWCAGLRALSGRLRQRLGGWRHPAGFAALAPRLLRAQVTPQLLPGSLLEPQLPAHDHQDSVRLTMPAQALRPLGAHALMTALLGGFLQHPPRGVTWLMRLRNVLVAPLRLRTSPLGCPVSSLLSPQRDQLFAGRFPVLAQASSAQARRVQVLLGADDRHLVFRSCVGVTLREDGSAELSLETRVACRNRFGHLYMMLIAAAHRRYIAPTMLRAAAEALLLPVAEHAGPDVVATVR, from the coding sequence ATGACCGCCGCACCGCTCAGCGAACACGCCGCCGCGCAAACCGGATTTCCCTCGGTGCGCCTGCCCTCCTACAGCGGCGGCCTGCCGGTGGAGGTCATCCTGATCGCCCAGCTCGGGGTCGGCGCCGGCGATCCGCTGATCGCCCAGGCCTGCCTGCGGCAGCGTGCGCATCCGCAATTTCGCGACGCCCTGGACGAACCCTCGGCGCGCCTGGCAAGCACCGATTTCGGCAACGGCGAGTCCACCGCGCTGTATTCGTTCGCGGTCGGCGCCGGCGGCCATCCGTTCCACTGCCATGCCGGGCATCGCATGTTCACCGCGATCACCGGCAGCGGCGGCGCGCTGCTGCGTTTCAGTACCGCCTCACCGGCACAGCTGGCGGAAGATCCACAGCATTTCCTCGCCGCGCTGCGCCATGTCGAATTGCCCGCCGATTGCCTGTTCAGCGTGCGCTTCGGCGGCGGCACCTGGCACCAGTTCGCGCCGCTGCGCGCGCGGTCCGGACACCCGGCGTTCTTCGCCCTGTCCTGCCACAGCGACGAAGCCGGCGGCGCGCTGACCGACGACGTGCGCGCACAGGTGCTGGCCGGCACCGCCGATATCGCCACCCTCACCGAACTGCTGCCGGCCCCGGTCGCGGCGCTGCTGGTCTCGCCGCAGGCACAGGCGCGATCCGTGCCGACAGTGCGGCTATCGCTGGCGGCCTCGCCGGGCAGCCGGCGCCTGGCCTGGTGCGCCGGCCTGCGCGCGCTCAGCGGACGCCTGCGGCAGCGGCTGGGCGGCTGGCGGCATCCGGCCGGCTTCGCGGCGCTGGCGCCACGCTTGTTGCGTGCGCAGGTGACACCGCAGTTGCTGCCCGGCTCGCTGCTCGAACCGCAGCTACCCGCGCATGATCACCAGGACAGCGTGCGGCTGACGATGCCGGCGCAGGCGCTGCGGCCGCTGGGCGCACACGCGCTGATGACGGCGTTGCTGGGCGGCTTCCTGCAACACCCGCCGCGTGGCGTGACCTGGCTGATGCGCCTGCGCAACGTGCTGGTGGCGCCGCTGCGGCTGCGCACCTCGCCACTGGGCTGCCCAGTGTCCTCGCTGCTGTCGCCGCAGCGCGATCAGCTATTCGCTGGGCGCTTCCCGGTGCTGGCGCAGGCATCGTCAGCACAGGCGCGACGCGTGCAAGTGCTGCTCGGTGCCGACGACCGCCACCTGGTGTTCCGCAGTTGCGTCGGCGTGACGCTGCGCGAAGACGGCAGCGCCGAGCTGAGCCTGGAAACGCGTGTGGCCTGCCGCAACCGCTTCGGGCACCTGTACATGATGCTGATCGCCGCCGCGCATCGCCGCTACATCGCCCCGACCATGCTGCGCGCGGCCGCCGAGGCGCTGCTGCTGCCGGTGGCCGAGCATGCCGGCCCGGACGTGGTGGCAACGGTGCGCTGA
- the phaZ gene encoding polyhydroxyalkanoate depolymerase produces the protein MLYQWHELTRNLLAPWVHQAEANAKIFSDPNSLWSTLPGAERLAASNELMHRLGKDYEKPAWALDHVEVDGHALPIVEQEVLRKPFCRLLRFKRFSDDAKVVDGLKKQPAVLVVAPLSGHHATLLRDTVRTLLRDHKVYVTDWIDARMVPQSEGDFGLDDYVRYVQDFIRHIGAESLHVMSVCQPTVPVLAAVSLMAGRGETTPRSLVMMGGPIDARRSPTEVNNLATRNPLSWFEHNVIHTVPPAYPGHGRAVYPGFLQHIGFLAMNPSRHFMSHWDFYANLVKGDLQDAEAHRRFYDEYNAVLDMPATYYLDTIRVVFQEFLLPRGEWVIDGERVDPAAIRDTALLSIEGELDDISGLGQTAAAHDLCTGIPAARRQHLEVQGAGHYGIFSGRRWRDIVYPQVRSFIAANAGASRAPAAGNVTPLKRRSSRKAG, from the coding sequence ATGCTCTACCAGTGGCACGAACTGACCCGTAACCTGCTCGCCCCCTGGGTGCACCAGGCCGAAGCCAACGCCAAGATCTTCTCCGACCCCAACAGCCTGTGGTCGACGCTGCCCGGCGCCGAGCGTCTGGCCGCGAGCAACGAGTTGATGCACCGCCTGGGCAAGGACTACGAGAAGCCGGCATGGGCGCTGGACCATGTCGAGGTCGACGGCCACGCGCTGCCGATCGTCGAGCAGGAAGTGCTGCGCAAGCCGTTCTGCCGCCTGCTGCGCTTCAAGCGCTTTAGCGACGACGCCAAGGTCGTGGACGGACTCAAGAAGCAGCCGGCCGTACTGGTGGTGGCGCCGCTGTCCGGCCACCACGCCACGCTACTGCGCGACACCGTGCGCACCCTGCTGCGCGACCACAAGGTCTACGTCACCGACTGGATCGATGCGCGCATGGTGCCGCAGTCCGAAGGCGACTTCGGCCTCGACGACTACGTGCGCTACGTGCAGGACTTCATCCGCCACATCGGCGCCGAGTCACTGCACGTGATGAGCGTGTGCCAGCCGACCGTGCCGGTGCTGGCGGCGGTGTCGCTGATGGCCGGACGCGGCGAGACCACGCCGCGCTCGCTGGTGATGATGGGCGGGCCGATCGACGCGCGCCGCAGCCCCACTGAGGTCAACAACCTGGCCACGCGCAATCCGCTGTCCTGGTTCGAGCACAACGTCATCCACACCGTGCCGCCGGCCTATCCCGGCCACGGCCGCGCCGTCTACCCGGGCTTTTTGCAGCACATCGGCTTCCTGGCGATGAACCCCAGCCGGCACTTCATGTCGCACTGGGATTTCTACGCCAACCTGGTCAAGGGCGACCTGCAGGACGCCGAGGCGCACCGCCGCTTCTACGACGAGTACAACGCGGTGCTGGACATGCCGGCCACCTACTACCTGGACACCATTCGCGTGGTGTTCCAGGAGTTCCTGCTGCCGCGCGGCGAATGGGTGATCGACGGCGAACGCGTCGACCCGGCCGCGATCCGCGACACCGCGCTGCTCAGCATCGAAGGCGAACTGGACGACATCTCCGGCCTGGGCCAGACCGCCGCCGCGCACGACCTGTGCACCGGCATCCCTGCCGCGCGCCGCCAGCATCTGGAAGTGCAAGGCGCCGGCCACTACGGCATCTTCAGCGGCCGCCGCTGGCGCGACATCGTGTATCCGCAGGTGCGCAGCTTCATCGCCGCCAATGCCGGCGCCAGCCGCGCGCCGGCGGCCGGCAACGTCACCCCGCTCAAGCGCCGCAGCAGCCGCAAGGCGGGCTGA
- a CDS encoding class I SAM-dependent methyltransferase gives MDKQYDADYFQRWYRRDGIGDAARLARKVALAVAQAEYYLERPIRSVLDIGCGEGAWRAPLLKLRPKLRYLGFDSSDYAVARYGRHRNLHPARFGDFAWLRPCAPVDLLVCSDVLHYVPSRELRQGLPGLVELCGGVAFLETFAAEDDFDGDHAGFQPRAARWYRRQFGALGLRPVGSHCWLAPALAGDAAALETIGLVPH, from the coding sequence ATGGACAAACAGTACGACGCCGACTACTTCCAACGCTGGTATCGCCGCGACGGCATCGGCGACGCGGCGCGCCTGGCGCGCAAGGTCGCGCTCGCCGTGGCCCAGGCCGAGTACTACCTGGAACGGCCGATCCGCAGCGTGCTCGACATCGGCTGCGGTGAGGGCGCCTGGCGCGCGCCGCTGCTCAAGCTGCGGCCGAAACTGCGCTATCTCGGCTTCGACAGCAGCGACTACGCCGTTGCCCGCTACGGCCGCCACCGCAACCTGCACCCGGCGCGCTTCGGCGATTTCGCCTGGCTGCGGCCGTGCGCGCCGGTGGACCTGCTGGTGTGCTCGGACGTGCTGCACTACGTGCCCAGCCGCGAACTGCGCCAGGGCCTGCCCGGCCTGGTGGAGTTGTGCGGCGGCGTGGCGTTCCTGGAGACCTTCGCCGCCGAAGACGACTTCGACGGCGACCACGCCGGCTTCCAGCCCCGCGCGGCGCGCTGGTACCGGCGCCAGTTCGGTGCGCTCGGGCTGCGCCCGGTGGGCAGTCATTGCTGGCTGGCGCCAGCGCTGGCGGGGGATGCGGCGGCCCTGGAGACGATTGGTCTGGTGCCCCATTAA
- a CDS encoding sensor domain-containing protein: protein MSSAHTAPRPLPTTIPDYLAQLRAALGGADPALIQDALYDAEEYLRSELAEQPGKSEAEVIAGVAGSYGAPEEVAEIYRDTEVTVSRALKPPAPPKRKSLLGRFFGVVADPRAYGSLFYMLLSLVTGIFYFTWLVTGVSVSAGLLILIVGVPLLVLFFGSVRLLSLVEGRVVEVLLGERMPRRPLYSAPEQPWLQRIGQMFTDARTWTTMLYFLLMLPLGIFYFTVFAALLSTSLLMLLAPAALFAPDVADLTVHVGPLHWIGSEAWLPLLLASVLGAALFFVTLHLSRGFGKAHGLLAKHLLVRSEAP, encoded by the coding sequence ATGAGCAGCGCACACACCGCACCGCGGCCCTTGCCGACCACCATTCCCGACTACCTGGCGCAACTGCGTGCGGCATTGGGCGGCGCCGACCCGGCGCTGATCCAGGACGCGCTGTACGACGCGGAGGAATACCTGCGTTCGGAACTGGCCGAGCAGCCGGGCAAGAGCGAGGCCGAGGTCATCGCCGGCGTCGCCGGCAGCTACGGCGCACCGGAGGAGGTGGCCGAGATCTACCGCGATACCGAGGTCACGGTCAGCCGCGCGCTGAAGCCGCCGGCGCCGCCCAAGCGCAAATCGTTGCTCGGCCGCTTCTTCGGCGTGGTCGCCGACCCGCGCGCCTACGGCAGCCTGTTCTACATGCTGCTGTCGCTGGTCACCGGCATCTTCTACTTCACCTGGCTGGTCACCGGCGTCAGCGTGTCGGCGGGCTTGCTGATCCTGATCGTCGGCGTGCCGCTGCTGGTGCTGTTCTTCGGTTCGGTGCGGCTGCTGTCGCTGGTGGAGGGCCGCGTGGTGGAAGTCCTGCTGGGCGAGCGCATGCCACGCCGGCCGCTGTACAGCGCCCCCGAACAGCCGTGGCTGCAGCGCATCGGGCAGATGTTCACCGATGCGCGCACCTGGACCACGATGCTGTATTTCCTGCTGATGCTGCCGCTGGGGATCTTCTACTTCACGGTCTTCGCGGCCTTGCTGAGTACCTCGCTGCTGATGCTGCTGGCGCCTGCTGCGCTGTTTGCCCCGGATGTCGCGGATCTGACCGTTCATGTCGGTCCGCTGCACTGGATCGGCAGCGAGGCGTGGCTGCCGTTGCTGCTGGCCAGCGTGCTGGGCGCAGCGCTGTTCTTCGTCACCCTGCACCTGTCGCGCGGCTTCGGCAAGGCGCATGGCCTGCTCGCCAAGCACCTGCTGGTGCGCAGCGAGGCGCCCTGA
- a CDS encoding metalloregulator ArsR/SmtB family transcription factor codes for MSIDRVFEALASRPRREILAYLSAQELTAGEIAQRFAMSAPAISRHLSVLEAAGLVASERRGQFVVYRLTPDNLVNTLSGFAFEICPSAGPLKRESRRQAKRTT; via the coding sequence ATGTCCATCGACCGCGTCTTCGAAGCCCTCGCCTCGCGCCCGCGCCGCGAGATCCTGGCCTACCTGTCGGCACAGGAACTCACGGCCGGCGAGATCGCGCAGCGCTTCGCGATGAGCGCGCCGGCGATCTCGCGGCACCTGTCGGTGCTGGAAGCGGCCGGGCTGGTGGCGAGCGAGCGCCGCGGCCAGTTCGTGGTCTACCGGCTCACCCCCGACAACCTGGTCAACACCCTCAGCGGGTTCGCCTTCGAGATCTGCCCCAGCGCCGGCCCGCTCAAGCGCGAGTCGCGCAGGCAGGCCAAGCGCACCACCTGA
- a CDS encoding XVIPCD domain-containing protein, producing MSSTPATPQPGQATEASFAGSGNQFSTGAFKRDPEAGSASVEYSRTAAEAKYGPLEYAAVHTGKVGAGRKQENGDTVFNVEMEFTQGHRIQGDFKAGRLAADGSLTQATGERGRYEVRLRGEATADAAARVNPFDPGTIPEGGSVKLDGQVFAKTSMEAAFRGVATSSERTDAAGVSYAVQRVDADHVRVAVGPAQAVERLEAVGLKTDVAQAMLGRQDALGQATMRTATFDLRDPQAQAAYRDFLASGRLAANTPGVTDVQKVESLTMSSETRANLGLGPFKAELGGQRNTGENVRTTYADGSSSVVGKVQYAGNVPMTLTRQFDPAGKERVDERSYQFTFDKVDHNQAQLLNAALTGKDTASTDTPIAAGQTATLRFSEQQMDALRQQYQRAAQASPMTAHEAAEYAKQSPQDFAIGLARNLGNSQYGLSERLFRVSSSAGGTPGGDLVRIDAQVDRADPPSPSAPTRAAPTTAAPPDARAAADPQQQAMHQAIERKLTPYDANVASGLLLAARRDGLTQVDHVLRNDNGRVFAVQGDPMSADKRVAYVDAAQAATIPAAESARQLAALPPTPTQAPVQETQEPQKRALS from the coding sequence ATGAGTTCGACGCCCGCCACCCCACAGCCCGGGCAGGCCACCGAGGCCAGCTTCGCCGGGTCCGGCAATCAGTTCTCGACCGGCGCGTTCAAGCGCGATCCAGAAGCCGGTTCGGCCTCGGTCGAGTACAGCCGCACGGCCGCCGAGGCCAAGTACGGCCCGCTGGAATACGCGGCGGTGCATACCGGCAAGGTCGGCGCCGGCCGCAAGCAGGAAAACGGCGACACGGTGTTCAACGTCGAGATGGAATTCACCCAGGGCCATCGCATCCAGGGCGACTTCAAGGCCGGGCGCCTGGCCGCCGACGGCAGCCTGACCCAGGCCACCGGCGAGCGTGGCCGCTACGAGGTCCGGCTGCGCGGCGAGGCCACGGCCGACGCCGCTGCGCGGGTGAATCCCTTCGACCCCGGCACCATTCCGGAAGGCGGCAGCGTCAAGCTCGACGGCCAGGTGTTCGCCAAGACCTCGATGGAGGCCGCGTTCCGCGGCGTCGCCACGTCCAGCGAGCGCACCGACGCGGCCGGCGTGAGCTATGCGGTGCAACGCGTGGATGCCGATCACGTGCGCGTCGCGGTCGGCCCGGCCCAGGCGGTGGAGCGGCTGGAGGCCGTGGGCCTGAAGACCGACGTCGCCCAGGCCATGCTCGGCCGCCAGGATGCGCTGGGCCAGGCGACCATGCGCACCGCCACCTTCGACCTGCGCGACCCGCAGGCGCAGGCCGCCTATCGCGACTTCCTGGCCAGCGGCCGACTCGCCGCCAACACGCCAGGGGTCACCGACGTGCAAAAGGTCGAAAGCCTGACCATGAGTTCGGAGACCCGTGCCAATCTCGGCCTGGGCCCGTTCAAGGCCGAACTGGGCGGCCAGCGCAACACTGGCGAGAACGTGCGCACCACCTATGCCGACGGCAGTTCCAGCGTGGTCGGCAAGGTGCAGTACGCCGGCAACGTGCCGATGACCCTGACCCGCCAGTTCGACCCGGCGGGCAAGGAGCGCGTGGACGAACGCAGCTATCAGTTCACCTTCGACAAGGTCGACCACAATCAGGCGCAACTGCTCAACGCCGCGCTCACCGGCAAGGACACCGCCTCCACCGATACGCCGATCGCGGCCGGCCAGACCGCCACCCTGCGCTTCTCCGAACAGCAGATGGACGCGCTGCGCCAGCAGTACCAGCGCGCCGCCCAGGCCAGTCCGATGACCGCGCATGAGGCTGCGGAGTATGCAAAGCAGAGTCCGCAGGACTTCGCGATCGGCCTGGCGCGCAACCTGGGCAATTCCCAGTACGGCCTGAGCGAGCGCCTGTTCCGCGTGTCCAGCAGCGCCGGCGGCACGCCGGGCGGTGACCTTGTGCGCATCGACGCGCAGGTCGACCGCGCCGACCCGCCATCACCGTCAGCGCCCACGCGCGCCGCCCCAACCACCGCCGCCCCGCCCGATGCGCGCGCCGCCGCCGATCCGCAACAGCAGGCGATGCATCAGGCGATCGAACGCAAGCTCACGCCCTACGACGCGAACGTCGCGAGCGGCCTGCTGCTGGCGGCCCGGCGCGATGGCCTGACCCAGGTCGATCACGTCCTGCGCAACGACAACGGCCGCGTGTTCGCGGTACAGGGCGACCCGATGTCCGCCGACAAGCGCGTGGCCTACGTGGACGCCGCGCAGGCGGCGACCATCCCGGCCGCCGAAAGCGCCAGGCAACTGGCCGCACTGCCACCGACGCCGACCCAGGCGCCAGTGCAGGAGACGCAGGAACCGCAGAAGCGCGCGCTGTCGTAG
- a CDS encoding peptidylprolyl isomerase, whose translation MPLRTSLLALALSLPASAAWAGAPPPAVPYRSPQQILDASKPSDWRTLDPANTLYLELDTGRVIIELAPAFAPQHVGNIRTLAHEHFWDGLSIYRSQDNFVVQFGDPDGEEPGKAKSLGSAKTHLPAEFQRPAAGLAFQPLPDRDGWAPQVGFVDGFPVARDPKDGTAWLAHCYGTVGAGRNNDEDSSIGAELYVVTGQSPRQLDRNITVVGRVVKGMELLSVIPRGPDPMGFYEKPEQRTPIRAIRLASDVPDAERTPLQLLRTDSRTFREVAEARRNRRDDFYKRPAGHIDLCNVPLPVRTPPK comes from the coding sequence ATGCCGTTGCGCACTTCCCTGCTCGCCCTCGCGTTGTCGCTCCCCGCCTCCGCCGCATGGGCGGGGGCACCACCGCCGGCCGTGCCGTACCGCAGCCCGCAACAGATCCTGGACGCATCCAAGCCCAGCGACTGGCGCACGCTGGATCCGGCCAACACGCTGTACCTGGAGCTGGACACCGGCCGGGTGATCATCGAACTGGCGCCGGCGTTCGCGCCGCAGCATGTCGGCAACATCCGCACCCTGGCCCACGAGCACTTCTGGGACGGCCTGAGCATCTACCGCTCGCAGGACAATTTCGTGGTGCAGTTCGGCGATCCCGATGGCGAGGAACCGGGCAAGGCCAAGTCGCTGGGCAGTGCCAAGACCCACCTGCCCGCCGAATTCCAGCGCCCGGCCGCGGGACTGGCGTTCCAGCCCCTGCCCGACCGCGACGGCTGGGCGCCGCAGGTGGGCTTCGTCGACGGCTTTCCGGTGGCGCGCGATCCCAAGGACGGCACCGCCTGGCTGGCGCATTGCTACGGCACCGTGGGTGCCGGCCGCAACAACGACGAAGACAGCAGCATCGGCGCCGAACTGTACGTGGTCACCGGGCAGTCGCCGCGGCAACTGGACCGCAACATCACCGTGGTCGGCCGCGTGGTCAAGGGGATGGAACTGCTCAGCGTGATCCCGCGCGGGCCGGACCCGATGGGCTTCTACGAAAAACCCGAGCAGCGCACGCCGATCCGCGCGATCCGCCTGGCCAGCGACGTGCCGGACGCCGAGCGCACCCCGCTGCAACTGCTGCGTACCGATAGCCGCACTTTCCGCGAGGTGGCCGAGGCGCGGCGCAACCGCCGCGACGATTTCTACAAGCGTCCGGCCGGCCACATCGACCTGTGCAACGTGCCGCTGCCGGTGCGCACGCCGCCGAAGTGA
- a CDS encoding DMT family transporter — MPTSEPSLQPAIASASPTPVSDPAVARDWRTPLELGFLGVVWGCSFLFMRVAAPQFGAYALVELRLALGAAVLLPFLWLARARFPLRRWPTLAAIGVLNSALPFLLFAWGAQHAPAAIGAICNAMTVLFTALIAFLFFGERIGTRRALALLIGFIGVLVLATGKSAGLSVGPSAFAGATASLLYGIGYNLVKRHMGDLPPAASAAATLGCSALLLAPLAWTHWPAAPVSALAWACAGGLGVVCTGLAYLMYYRLIQRIGPARASTVTYLIPVFGALLAWWFLGEPLTWTMLLAGALILGSVAFSQRAR; from the coding sequence ATGCCTACCTCCGAACCCTCCCTGCAGCCAGCCATCGCCTCGGCCTCTCCCACGCCCGTGTCCGATCCCGCGGTAGCGCGCGACTGGCGCACACCCTTGGAGCTGGGGTTCCTCGGCGTCGTCTGGGGCTGCTCGTTCCTGTTCATGCGCGTGGCGGCGCCGCAGTTCGGCGCCTATGCGCTGGTGGAACTGCGCCTGGCGCTGGGCGCGGCGGTGCTGCTGCCGTTCCTGTGGCTGGCGCGGGCGCGCTTCCCGCTGCGGCGCTGGCCGACCCTAGCGGCGATCGGCGTGCTCAATTCCGCCTTGCCGTTCCTGCTGTTCGCGTGGGGCGCGCAGCATGCGCCGGCGGCGATCGGCGCGATCTGCAACGCGATGACGGTGCTGTTCACTGCGTTGATCGCCTTCCTGTTCTTCGGCGAGCGCATCGGTACCCGGCGTGCGCTGGCATTGCTGATCGGCTTCATCGGCGTGCTGGTCCTGGCCACCGGCAAGTCGGCCGGGCTCAGCGTCGGTCCGTCCGCCTTCGCCGGCGCCACCGCCTCGCTGCTGTACGGCATCGGCTACAACCTGGTGAAGCGGCACATGGGCGATCTGCCGCCGGCCGCGTCGGCGGCGGCCACGCTCGGCTGCAGCGCGCTGCTGCTGGCGCCGCTGGCGTGGACGCATTGGCCGGCCGCGCCGGTGTCGGCGCTGGCCTGGGCCTGCGCGGGCGGCCTGGGCGTGGTCTGCACCGGCCTGGCCTACCTGATGTACTACCGGCTGATCCAGCGCATCGGCCCGGCCCGCGCCTCGACCGTGACCTACCTGATCCCGGTGTTCGGCGCGCTGCTGGCTTGGTGGTTCCTAGGCGAGCCGCTGACCTGGACCATGCTGTTGGCCGGGGCGCTGATCCTGGGCAGCGTCGCCTTCAGCCAGCGCGCACGCTAG
- a CDS encoding DinB family protein, producing MTDSLLASQFAFKAWANAEMLQALAQIDAVAYPAQRQRAIRLLNHTYVVDRIFAAHLEGGTHAYAASNTPQTPELEALGAAVAESDRWYADYVARLDAPALQQTLAFRFTDGDAGRMSRQEMLFHVLAHGAFHRGNIAMLLTECAVEQPRELFTRFLHAQQPQRRSVGGA from the coding sequence ATGACCGATTCCCTGCTCGCATCGCAGTTCGCGTTCAAGGCCTGGGCCAACGCCGAGATGCTGCAGGCGCTGGCGCAGATCGATGCGGTCGCGTATCCGGCGCAGCGGCAGCGCGCGATCCGGCTGTTGAACCACACCTACGTGGTGGACCGGATCTTCGCCGCGCACCTGGAGGGCGGCACGCACGCATACGCCGCGAGCAACACGCCGCAGACGCCGGAGCTGGAGGCGCTGGGTGCGGCAGTAGCCGAATCGGACCGCTGGTATGCCGACTATGTCGCCCGGCTCGACGCGCCCGCCTTGCAGCAGACGCTGGCGTTCCGTTTCACCGATGGCGATGCCGGCCGCATGAGCCGGCAGGAAATGCTGTTCCACGTGCTCGCGCATGGCGCCTTCCACCGCGGCAACATCGCCATGCTGCTGACCGAATGCGCCGTGGAGCAGCCGCGCGAACTGTTCACCCGTTTCCTGCACGCGCAACAGCCGCAGCGGCGCAGCGTCGGCGGCGCCTGA
- a CDS encoding LysR substrate-binding domain-containing protein, whose protein sequence is MQLRPSLLPALGVFAAAARHQNFAHAAEELHLTASAVSHHVRRLEALLGATLFQRHARGVKLTAEGRQLADAASAALADIAAVAGNLHPQADTAPLRLTTLRSLSYCWLLPRLPRFCQAYPHVRLDIQTDAAFSRFEEGGPDLGIRYGQGAWPGLTSHHLMDDALFPVASPALPQLATLHRPEQIAQLPLLTDMSPQGWRDWFRAAGVRGVALPPMHTFNDSTDAMRAAVYGVGAVLARKHIAQPYLQRYELVRLPGPALTARYSYYIVHPTHRLLSPAASHFIDWLKREALDERTPLPALPAELLGLPPTAG, encoded by the coding sequence GTGCAACTGCGCCCGTCCCTGCTGCCCGCGCTCGGCGTGTTCGCCGCCGCGGCGCGCCACCAGAACTTCGCCCATGCCGCGGAGGAACTGCATCTCACCGCCAGTGCGGTCAGCCACCATGTGCGGCGGCTGGAAGCCCTGCTCGGCGCCACGCTGTTCCAGCGCCACGCGCGCGGGGTCAAGCTGACCGCCGAAGGCCGGCAACTGGCCGATGCCGCCAGCGCGGCGCTGGCCGACATCGCCGCAGTGGCCGGCAACCTGCATCCGCAGGCCGACACCGCGCCGCTGCGCCTCACCACGTTGCGCTCGCTCTCGTACTGCTGGCTGCTGCCGCGTCTCCCGCGCTTCTGCCAAGCCTATCCGCACGTGCGGCTGGACATCCAGACCGATGCGGCGTTCTCGCGCTTCGAGGAGGGTGGCCCGGATCTGGGCATCCGCTACGGCCAGGGCGCCTGGCCGGGCCTGACCTCGCACCACCTGATGGACGATGCGTTGTTCCCGGTGGCCTCGCCGGCGCTGCCGCAACTGGCGACGCTGCACCGGCCCGAACAGATCGCGCAATTGCCGCTGCTCACCGACATGTCGCCACAGGGCTGGCGCGACTGGTTCCGTGCCGCCGGCGTGCGCGGCGTGGCGCTGCCGCCGATGCACACCTTCAACGACAGCACCGATGCGATGCGCGCGGCGGTCTACGGCGTGGGCGCGGTGCTGGCGCGCAAGCACATCGCCCAGCCCTACCTGCAGCGCTACGAACTGGTGCGCCTGCCCGGGCCGGCGCTGACTGCGCGCTATTCCTACTACATCGTGCATCCCACCCACCGCCTGCTCAGCCCGGCCGCCAGCCACTTCATCGACTGGCTCAAGCGCGAGGCGCTGGACGAACGCACACCGCTGCCGGCGCTGCCGGCGGAACTGCTCGGGTTGCCGCCGACGGCGGGCTAG
- a CDS encoding PadR family transcriptional regulator yields MVEPDAQLKKFQKELSAGTVSLALLAVLAAAEAPLYGYLIAKRMEQVGEGVLSGKQSALYPVLRNLEAAGLLSSHVEPSVAGPPRRYYRITAVGLSTLRQWAAAWRATRDSVDSVLKGISE; encoded by the coding sequence ATGGTCGAGCCGGATGCGCAGCTGAAGAAATTCCAGAAGGAGCTGAGCGCCGGCACCGTGTCGCTGGCCCTGCTGGCGGTGCTGGCCGCCGCCGAGGCGCCGCTGTACGGCTATCTGATCGCCAAGCGCATGGAGCAGGTGGGCGAGGGCGTGCTCAGCGGCAAGCAGAGCGCGCTGTACCCGGTACTGCGCAACCTGGAGGCGGCGGGGTTGCTGTCCAGCCATGTCGAGCCGTCGGTGGCCGGGCCGCCACGGCGTTACTACCGCATCACCGCGGTGGGTCTTTCCACGCTGCGGCAATGGGCCGCGGCGTGGCGCGCCACCCGCGATTCCGTCGATTCCGTGCTGAAGGGGATTTCAGAATGA